The nucleotide window CAAGCAACTCATTGTACCACAGCTGGTGTTGTCTAAGTCCGTGTTCCAATTTGTGTTATGCTTATATGTAGTAAATTGTTTCTGTTGTCATTTTATGTGACCTGCTATTAAAATGCTTTTCTCCCCTGTGGCATTTTGGCTTGTCTTGCAGATCTATTTACAAGGGGAATTGATATTCAAGCTGTCAATGTTGTCATCAATTTTGATTTTCCAAAGAACTCTGAAACATATCTGCACAGGGTATGGCCTTTGATTCTCTAGTGTGTTAAGTTAAAATTCTTAATTATGAATGTCAATTCAATTGGACATGTAAGCTATCATGAACTGGTCATCCAATAGCATTTCTTCATCCAGTTCTAAGAATAAATCGAACTCTTAGAACCCATGCTCTATTGAATTGTCGACATTGATGATTACCTTGAGTTTGCTTGTACTTGCATGTCTCTAAATTACTTTGATCTCGGAATTGTTCGTTTACTTGTTTGTTGCATGCTTTTGCTGTATGGAATTTTTCTCTGATTCGATCCTGAAGACAAAAAAGTCTATGTTTAAACCAATTTACCAAGAGTAACTATTATTGTTGGACAATTTCAGGTTGGTCGTTCAGGCCGATTTGGTCACCTTGGTTTGGCCATCAATCTGATCACCTATGAGGATCGCTTTAATCTGTATGATCACTTATCAATCTTTGATATGCTAATATACTTTTAATTTGACCCTCATCTTCTTTTCTGAAATACAATAATTAATTGCCTTATGACAGGTATAGGATTGAGCAAGAACTTGGAGCAGAAATAAAACAGATTCCGCCGCAGATTGATCGCACTATATACTGCACGTGAACCACAGCAAGTTATGTCTGGCCTTTCATGGTGAATAACTAGAAGAATACTTGTAAATACTGGCATGTCAAGTGTGGAAGTCTCTTACTTATTTGCTATTTCTAAATGGCCCCATTTATGATAGCATGAAATAGAAACAGATCCTTGTCTGATTGCACATATACATTTTTGCCTATCTTTGCATTTCATGAATACTGAATGAGATGTCAATAATGATAGTGCATAGGTCACCCAAAGGCAGCTTGTAAGCGTCTGTCTTTTAATGGTTAAATAGATTTACTGTTGACCAAGAAGCATACTATAAAAGTTGTAATGCCCAACTATTGGGTATTGGGTACTTGGGTCTTTTGTCATTATTAAGCAATCATTGCTCAAACTACGAATGAGCAAATCAATCTCTATAGTTCCATTGTTAGGTTACCTTCTATTTCTCAGTTCGCACACCACTATCGTAAATTAGTTACTTTGTCTAAAAGGTGCATCACTAATTATAATATTGCAAATATTAGGATGTATCTCTGATTTTGGATGAAATGAGAAAAAGATGTCTAAGTTGGTATGTGCATGTGCAAAGGATTGCAAGAATGGTATAATTGACATGTGCATTGAAGGCTATCCACCAACGTTGGTCCTTGTTAAGAAATAAAAAGTAATTTTGTATATCCTTTTACTCTTATTGATCATCAAGAATGTGAACTAATATATGCTCTGATCTTTTTGCTCTCTgttagatttttctttttctttctttttgctaattctgaattttggcatcttgttTTTTAATCCTCTGAGCAAGCTATGCATACTTGTGATGTAAACGTTTTGTTGAACTGCATGCACATATGGTCATTTGATACTAATTTTCCCCTTTCACTAAACACATTTATTATTTTGTAACAGTGTCCTCTCGTCTAATTACCTGACATCAACCTTCTTTGTATATAGGGTTTATCTCATTACCTTGTTCATACCGTCATGGCAGCAGATGGCACAATGGATATATCAAAATCAGCTTTTATTTTTAGACTATGCTGATACCTATTGGGTAACTTCAAATCATGATCATTCTTGACTGTGTTGTCAAGTTGGGTATTAGATTCTCTTGACACGCAGGTGGAAGAAGGCTTTAAATTGTCTGTACTTTGGTTCTCTTGTCAACCAAGTACTGGTAAGGAGATAATAGTCGCATCATGTTGTATGCACCGAATGCGCACAGTTGAAGTTTGCAAAGTAGGATTCTCGTCTCCAAATGTCTGTTTAAATGCCTAAATCTAACCACTGTTCTAAATTGTAGGTTTATGCCATAAACAAGTTATCCGTGGCATGTTTGTGCTTATGGTTTTGTACTATCAACTTGTGTAGAATGTGTTGAATGTTCTCGTTTGCTGATAAACCAATTGTAGTAGATGATCAGCAACAAGGCCTGGAGAAAGGACCAGATGAGCTGCTCAAAATAAATGAATTCAGCTGTTGCTTCAGGTCAGTACTTAAAAGATGTTGGTAATTTTCTTGTCGAGCAATAAAGAAAATTCATTTGATAAGAGTGGttcttaaaatttaaaatgaaaaattGATTTGTTTACTTGGGTTGGGCATTTAAGTGTTCGTTTAGGACATTTGGGATATAATTTAGGTTCAACTCTATTTCGGATTTCATAAAAAAACATTCAGTGAGAACGCATGGTTGCTTGATACTCTAATCAGTGATTTTGGTTTTTGATTTCGaactaatttattattattattattatttaatttttaactttttttttttatttagcatCGAATCGGAATCGTAGATTTTGATTTTGGTTTGGGATTCGATTCGATTTGAAACTGCAGAATTGTTGATCGATTTTTATTTGAAATTTCAATCGGTTCAGTTTGAATCGGAATCGGTCTCGGGTGGTTCAGTTTCGATTTCTACGTTTTGGTTCAGTTTCGATTTCTAGATTTGAAAAATCGAAATCATTCGTcggttttataattttaaattattttaaatattttttttatatttataaaattttaattaaaaataattaaaaaaattaatggttTGAATCGAAATCGGAGTTTCGGTTCTGATTTTAAAATCGTTTCTTGTCGATTtgattttgaatttttattttggaGAATTAGAACCATGGATAGGCCTAAGATCGGGGTTAGGACTACTGTTGGATGCTTGATTGGTAACATCAAACAATGCCATAAATGCAATCATTTTGCCCTGGCAAACATGCTATAAAAtacttatttcaatcatcaataaATAGCTGATAAATAAATATTGATCGAGTCAAATAATTTTTTCTTGGGTCATTGTCACGTAAACTGACCTGTGTCCACAGGACGTCAAACCCTAGGAGCAAGTAAAGTAGCCCATTCATTCAATTTCCTCCCTCGAAGTCCAACTCCGGAGAAGAAGCAACGCCGAAGACTTTCTTCTTCCCCACTGCCTCTCCTGTCCTTTCACGCATTCATGGCAGCACATGCcttggaaggaggaggaagaaagctCCGTTCAAAGTAGTGTCCTGATCCCAGTGCTGCTTTCCCTCGACTCCGGTCCACTGTGTCACGGACACGCACAAACGGAACCATCTATCTCCCTTGGCTTACTCACTCGCAGTCGGCTGCAATGGCGAAAAGCCTCTCGCATTCAATTCACGACTCTCTCTCCTATATATCCATCTGGGTAATagccctcctctcctctcctccccttgCGTTGCATTTACTCCCATCTATGCCAGGTTTTTCTTCCCATTTCTTTTCCTGTGTGTCTTTATGCTTGTGGATCTCATTAAATGCTGTGTGATGGAGAGAGATGATTTGAGGTTCTGGGGCTGCCTTGTTGCAGGTCAGATCCCGTCGCATTTATTGCTTCAAGATTCGCCCTCTCGGGTTATTAAAGAACCCTGAGATCGAGCGCTCTTGATCCTTCCTTCttcctgcttcttcttctttgcttccTTGCTTGTTCGCTCCTTGCATTGTACTGAGCTGTCGTCATTTAAGAAGGGGTTTGGGAGCGATAACAGTGGGAATGGGACGATCTCCATGCTGTGACAAGCAAGGGTTGAAGAAAGGGCCGTGGACGCCGGAGGAGGACAAGATCCTTGTCGACTTCATCCAGTCCCATGGCCATGGCAGCTGGCGCTCTCTTCCAAAGCTCGCAGGTTCCTcagttttcctcttcttcttcttctctgcttTCTTATGAAGATAGTAGTGTGAATGGTACATGAGCAAATACTTTTTTAGTTTTAGTTATCTGAAATTAATTCTCACAATTTCATGTTTTTTTGAAGAGAATTAATTGAGTTTAACAGTCCCAATTTAACACTTGCAAATAATCCCTCTCTCTTagaatttcatgatatgattaatGCAACATAAGGGGCTAAAATAAAGTATATATTTTTTCTCAATATGAAATGTCATGAAGCATTAGAGTCGAACTGCATAAAGAATGAAACGTACGTCAACGGTCAACATTAAGCTCAAAAGCATGCGTGCAGGTCTGCTTCGGTGCGGCAAGAGCTGCCGGCTACGGTGGACGAACTATCTCCGGCCCGACATAAAGCGCGGCCCCTTCACTCCGGAGGAAGACAAGTCCATCATCCAACTCCACGCCATCCTCGGCAACAAGTGAGTCCcatgatctcttcttcttcttcgcgtcATCCTTCGCTTATCTAAGACCCAGCACGCGTTCCATCTCTTCGTCCCCGGCAAGCTTCGCGTCACAGTGAATGCAGCGTACGTACTTCGGAGTCGTCGGGCGTCTCGCTGTCATGGTGGGACTCGACCGCGTGGACCTTGCGCTCTTTCTTTCGTCTCTTTTCGTTATTTCATTGCCCTTGATTTGATCCGGTCGAATTTATTGCGGTCGCGTAGTAATATCGGCTGCAGTCCAATTGCTGTCCTTGTTCTTCGGatcttcgctctctctctctctctctctctctctctctctctctctcttctttgaaGAGACAGCGTGTGATGTGTTGGATAAGCAGGTGGTCGGCGATAGCAGCGCAGCTGCCGGGGCGGACGGACAACGaagtcaagaactactggaacacccacCTCAAGAAGCGTCTCCTCGTccaccaacaccaccaccacAACCACCACCAACGCCTGCACATGTCCTCATCCACCGCGACCGGTAGCCACATGGCGCAGTGGGAGAGCGCCCGACTGGAGGCTGAGGCGCGCCTCTCACGTGAGTCCTTCCTCTTCTCCAGCTCTACCACCGCGGCCGCCTCATCCGCCGCTCCCTTCGCCGGCGCCGTCTCAGAGCCCGACTCCGACCTCCCGCCTCGCGCGGCCGAGCCCGACTTCTTCCTCCGCATCTGGAACTCCGAGGTCGGTGCCGCCTTCCGACGCCGCTCTCCGGACTGCGCGTCGACGCGCAGCTCGGCACCGGCCCGGGAGGAGGCGGAGAGCAAGAGTTGCGTGACGGTGGGACACCCGGCGGCTGCGGGGATGGACGTGGACTCGATCGGGTCGAACGAGGTCGCGGAagagacggaggaggaggaggcgtacCAACTGTATCTTGACTTCGCGGGCGACGACCTGGGCTTGTTCACCGTGCAactctcctccctcttctccgcCGACCTCAACGAGGCTTACTTCGACACTGCCTTCAAATGACAAGCACCACAAGCCTCGTCCTCCTCATGTGTTCGTGTTGGCGTTGGATTCCGTCGTAAGATTCTGTGGTGCGTAGCCCACAATTTAGGTGATATTTTTGGTATCCAGGATGGAGCTTCCATTTATAACGAGCTTGTGGTTGATGGATGATGTAACCATGGAGATGTCCATACTTGCAGTGATCTCATACGTTTTTGTTTGATGTGCATCTTTTGGAAGTGGCACTAAGAACATTTTGGTTTATGTGTATATTATATTCGATCATTTGGGTCTCTCTTGTGCACAGACTGAATGAAAATTTAATGTAAGATATAGCACTATACAAAAGATAGTGAAAGAAGAGCCGTAGGCAATGACGacgatgattcatagattatatTCAAGAAATAATACGATAAAGTTATAAGAGAAATTAATATATTTACTTCCATATAAATTACCTATAACAATTCATTGTGTAACCAAATTGAAGTATATGGAAGCCGTTTATTATAGAGCTATATCTACTTTGCACGTAGATGCGTACACTTTAAACTAGAAAATATTGatgtcatatatatttatatatatataccacaatGGGGAAAGAAGACCGTAGTCAAAGGAAGATAGTTAATAAATATGGTGGGACTTTGGGCGTCATGTGAGCACCATTTACTTCTCTGCacgtccagagagagagagagagagagagagagagagagagagagagagagtaggcaTTGAAGTCCCAGACAAGCTCACGTAGTCCCTCACATGGGTGGCCAAACCTGCGAGACTGCATGCAAAGCGTCTCTCGTAATGGAGCTCACTCTGACAGAGAGAACAACATCGCACTACAGCGAGCACCAAACTATGTCTTCGTCTCAACAGCATCACGCTACTGCGGCGGTGGCTCCACACGCACGTTCGTCTGTGTCGGCCATGTTGGGATGTCTCCCCTCCCTGTGGACGTCAGAGTAGAGGAAATATAAGCCTCCAATATGAAACAAACAGCACACGGAATGGACTTTTGTCTTCGATCGATTGAACTCTGGTTGAGTAACGACgaggtcgtcttcttcttcttcttcttcttcagataaGGTAATGTTGGAGCAGCGAAGCAATTGTTTGTGCTCATCACTGTCattccacatatatatatatatatatatatacaagtctTGAGCTGTTCTTATCATCAGCCGATGGCAACATAACGAATGCCACTGAAACGAGAACAACACAGGAACAGTCTGATTCCACAACTTTCCACAAAACTGCATCCTTCACAAtcatgttttgcataaagaaagGAGCATAAGACACACCGGATGATCATAAtccatatcatgaaatcaaacaaTGTGATTATGAGCTTCAGACTTGTTCTTGTCAGTAGCATTATAAGCAAGAACATAACACTTCAAAAAGACCCAACTCATAAAGGAACAACCGATCATTTAACTACCCAGATAAATAAACACAACATTCGCACAAAGAAGAAAGGAATTCGAGCACAAAGAAGTGAAATGTTGCCGTCGGTTTCCTCTCCAACGTCAATTTTTATGGTCCGAAACAGCCAAGAAGCTTCTTCGGTGCAAGTCCCGTGGCACGATATTTCGAGGCAACCTCCTCCACCTTCAGGAGCTCTTCACCACGTCTAGCCTCAACCATTGCTCTCTTCTCTTCTGCAAACCTATGAAGCAGAGCAATCTTGTTCTTAATTTTCTCTGCATATTCTGCCTTTTTCTTTTCCAGTTCTTCCTGAGCATCCATCAGGCGGAGAAATATTTGTCATACATCCATCTCAGTCACATCACCAATAGATGGTGAGAGCATCTTAATCAAGGTTTACAAACTCAAGATATTCAAGCTCTGTGATCACTGGTTTGTTTCTCCATACTATTTCCAATGGCATTTTTAAGATATCTCAAAATACAGAATGCTTTGAACTTTTATCTTTCCAGActttatcatctaaagaactataTGGATGTTTCTATTGCGTTGTATTTAATTGTGAAGACAAACATTTATTTTACATTGTAATTTTTTGTTTAAATCAGTTATAGATCTACATTCCTAAGAATATCTCATACAACAAATAAGGAAATCTACTACTTGGGTGAACCATGACATCGCTGTAATATGTTGAAGAAGTAGCATACCTCTTTCCTTTTCAGCTCAGCTTCCACAGCTGCTTTTCTAGAGATTTCCCATACCATAATTGATGACAACTTCTTAACAACCCTGTTCTCATTGCCAGGAAAACATGCCAAATCATGCACAATATTGATGCATATCAAGAGACCACAATGTGTTAGCAAACATCAAAACGATTGAAGCATGAATTCCATGTAATTGAGGATCCACGTTCTTGCGACCGACGATACTTATGTACTGAGCCCCATTAAAGGCATATGACAAGGAACAAACAAAGTTTTAGTAACTGGATTACTGAATGTTTCACCATGTAGAAGTCAATAACACCCTTTTTCCGCCCAAAGCCCGCAATAATCAGGTATAGGGATATTTTAATTAATGTAGGTTTCAAAGCATGAGGAGAAAACTCTAAACATCATATTGAGAAATAATATTGAAGAACAATGATGACACAAGATTCAGAGGAATTTTGCTAATTTATGGAAGTAGAAACAAGTGTCAAGGAATCAAGATAAGATGTATTAATCAGCATTTGCTAGTATCCAACTGAAATCTTGGTGTAACTAAGATGCTATACATATATAAGCTACAAAATACTCTGCATCAGGTCATGAGCTTCAGTCTGAGCAACATAAATTCATATGCGGTAGTAATCACTTGTCGCGAGCTGTTCAGACAAGATCAACACTGCTGTTTGACAAACTGAGATAGATTTCAGTTTATCAGCGGGACCAAGAGGGGTACTACTCGCATTGATGGAGCCATGGCAGGGTAAAGAGGATTGAAGAGAAAGGGTAGAAGCTCAGACTGCTAATCCTTCCTTAAACCCCAAGACACAACCACAATCAAACAAGAAAGATAAATCAAAGAGACACATATAAGACAAAATAATCTACATTAACAAATATGAAAATCTGGGTCATAAGGTTAACGTAGCAGCAGCTTAATCTGTCATTCACTGACATCTGATGTTTCATTAATCTACCAAAAACTAGTATGTCAAGCATTCTGAATACAATCTAATCAGGTTATCCAGCTCATGATCTAGACAGTTTGCTTGGATATGGATAAGAATATGAATTTTGATCTGCAATAAGTAGTTATTGCATAATTGGTTGTACAATTTAacatttcaaagttcagtatcataGACACAAATGAAATTAGATTTTATACTTGTAGTTTTTCGAAAACTTAAAAGTTTCTGCCACTTTGATAGTCATCTTTTTCTAAGCCCAGTGAAAgaacaaataaaattaattattcaaaagatCTAATATTAATCTTACTTACTTATTTTCCACCTTAGTCTTTTCGTTATCTTCCCAAGCTTTGATCAAAGACAACCTCTTCTCTGTTTCAAGCCTTGCAAGAACTGCATTAAAACAGAAATATTAAAACATGGGCATCCTCTTCTCGATTCTTACATCATATGTAAGACAATCACCGATGCAATCAAACATATCCATGCACCTACCACTCTCAGCTGAAACCTCTGTGCTCTTTTCTGTGGAAGCATCCTCATCACCTGATGCCAAAGGAGAAGTATAAAAGAAATACAAGAGAAATAAATAATTGGAACTTCAAAAGGTACCCATTCTATCTAAGACGATCTTCTCATCCAGCAAGAAATACATTAGTAGCATCATTTCTAGAAAGAATCCAATGATAAAAGCAGCATAATAGTCATATACTGAGCCAAAGCCTTCAGATGGAAATCCACCCTGCCCATGTCTACACCGATCGGCTCAGTTTTTATGTGTTATGCCGCCTTCTATAAACAAACAACTCCCCATTGATTATAGAGAACTAATCAGATAGAAAATGTTGAAGAAAAAGTCAAAAACTTTAACATCTCTGGGGCAATAATCAACTGTAGTGTTGAATTATTAACACTAGttcattttatattttagagaagaataagagagCAATCCAGTACACGAACCTGGTATCTCAGCAAAGAACAGTTTTTGGCGACTCCATCATATCTTATTTCCACCATAAACTACATTAACCGTAAAGCTAGAGCAGCAGACGTAGGGAGAGAGTAGACAGAGACAGAGAACAGAAAGGGGTTTCTCACTCTCGTCGATGGCGACGGCATCAGAGTCGTCGAGCTTCCGCTCTGCTGGCGAAGGAATCGGGGCCTTCTCTTCCTCGACGTCCTTCACCGCCACTGCTGTCCGCAACGGGGCCTCCGCCTCGTGCTTCGCGCCGGCCTCTTCCATCCTCCAAGTCCTGCTCGGCGGCACTCCCACCACCAAAGGCCGTCTTGTAATGCTCGCCACCCTCAATGCACAAATtcttacatacacatatatatacatataaaagcaTAATGGAAACAGGAGATGGTTATTATCGGAGAACGGGTTTGATCGTGTTGTTATTGCGAACGGAAACATAGAGTCGTATCGTAACTGAAATCGGCGTAAGATTTCTCCGGACCGCGCGAGTGGGGCCGGAATTCTGGGACCCGAGGCGGGTGACGTTTAGCACACATACGAAAAGGACGCAAGACGAGGATGACAGTACGTCGAAGACGAGGGATTAGTTGGAGGCTCCAAGGCGGCCGCCGCAGAAGTGGATGCACCACACGAGGGCCATCGCCGTTGCGGCCACCGCCAGCACGTGCGATGCGTGCGCGCACGGAGCAGCCTTGAACGTAGCGGCCACCGCCGGCTCCTCTGCTCTTGCGCCAACGAGAGGCGAAGGCCAGTTCTCTGTTAAGGCCGCAAGAGTCGGCTGTTGAAGCTGACGGAGACTGGACCGTCCATACCCCGATACTCCTCGGGAGGGAGGAAAAGAGGACCACCGGAGCCGTGTCCTGTGGCTGGCCACAGACTCCACTGCCCATCCTTGGTGAAGCTTTGCTCTCTGCAAACACTGATCAACTCATTTTCTTCATATACTAAGAAAAGTTAAGCTGTTCGATCAGTCAGGCTTCGTCTCTTTCTAATTGTTCTTTGCTTTCcttatttatttttctctttcttctttctcttcttttgtttcttggtctctttcctttcttttgaCCTCATGGGTGAGATGATCTTTAACCAAGACTTCCTAAAGGATTACAACCCGAGTCAGCGGCTCAGCCTTCGCACGTTGAACCTTCCAAATTTCAAGTTCTCACTTCGCTTTGAAGCTTCGAAAGCACTCAAGAGACTGGGGATTGGAACTTCCATTCATTGACAAAGAAGCAGAACTTACAGTCATGGCAGTAGATCTGCCTCCCAAGTTCGTGCCGAGGAAGAACTTGTATGTCAACTACTGGAGTCAACGAGGAAGGCACAATTGCATCGGCTGTGGTTGGTCGCCTCTATTGCCGGAGTTTATAGCGGATCATCCGTTCGTTTTCACAACCATAGAGGAGGAGCATGGAGCTGTATTGTTCTTCGGGCATGTGCTTAATCCTTCGCATGAGTGCTGAAAACAAATATGAATACAGGAACAGTAAAAAAGGATCAGACAAGAGTATGGCGAGGATAAACAATGACGCGAGATCGGATGTGTGTTGAGACGGTGGTGGAGACGATGGAGGTCGCGTTGACGGTCGACTGTCAGGTGGGTTTCACTGGACCATGTCACGGTCATCCCTCGGTTCTTCAGAAGCCGACAGCCCAAAGAGAGCGTGTCACGAAGAAGTTTGGTGGTGGGTGTAATCATAATAGAAGCGGGAACACGAGAGCTCCACGTTGCTTGCTTTTACAAAGggcacgctctctctctctctctacatgtgTAGTTGCGCCTACTACGATCGGCTTCAATTACCTCTTCTCCGGAGCTCTTTGTGGTCACGAGATTCTCTTTTCCCACCTTCCCGTCTTACTCCCCACCGCTTTGCACAAAGCATAAGCCTCAGCCCTCCCACCTCTTTTTGTCCCTCTTCCCCTTTCGTCTTGCCGGAGTTCCAGGAGGAAATCTTCCTTCAGACTTGCCTCATCCACACAAAAATACGAGCTCCAAGGGAAGAGAGGAGGGAAGTAAAAGGGAGTGTACAAGGAGATGAAACCGATTGATTCTGGAAATGGCGCAGCAGTGCCTTCCACTGGGCAGCAGCGGAGACCGGAGAAAGCCTCGCTCTGAAACATCGATGACTTGCTTGATTCTACTGCTTCTCTCGTCTTTCCTTCTTGTATCAGGTGGGAGTGAGGATATACATTGAAGATCTCCAATCAAAGATGTGGCCCCAActgaagaagaggagcagggcAGCGGCTTCAGGTTCCCCTTCGTCCCGAAGCGCGGTGGCgcttatcctcctcctcctcctcctcgtcggtgGTGCTTTTATTCCCGGCCGATGGATCCGCGACACCGTAAGCTCCCCTTTCCCAGCTCAGTTCTAAACTGTTCTTCCATAAAATGCTATTTCGTATATCTGTGAAAGACTCATTTTCAAGAAGGGTATATATATTCCATTCGATATTTAGATATCATTCACGTTGACGACAATTGTCATCACGATTGTTGTCGTCGGGACATCCGTCAACGTTGTGGGATCCGCCAGTCAACCGAGTGGCTTGCATGCTACCCAGCTGTATCTTCTAATTTTAGATGAGAAGTGCGCCGTCTTGctgttctcctcttcttctcatcGTGTTCTTCATTCATTTGCAGTCAACAATGCGCGAGACAAGTCCCATCATCATGGCTCAAAACCTCATCATCAACCCCATTGTTGATCATCAACCCCCTCCACGCCCATCTCAATCTCTCCCCACCATTCCAAAAGCAGAACAGGCGCCTGCAGCCACAACGAATCAGACTACAATGAACCAAGCAAATCCCATTGTTGACCTTCGAGCTCCGCCACTGCAACCTCTTCTTCCCTCAATTCCAGAACCACAACAAGCACCAGCAGCCATAGTGCCTCCTTTTGCATGTCCCACCGGAAACCAAACAGGAAACGAAATCTGCCGATCTGCAAATCCAACATTGCGAATCCCTGCCCCGACTCTGTCCCTTCCACATTCTTCGTCCTGCCCAGACTACTTCCGCTGGATCCACGAAGATCTCCGCCCTTGGAAGTCCACTGGAATAACCAGGAAGATGGTGGAAAGAGCCCGAAGAACTGCCAATTTCCGGCTCGTCGTCCTCAATGGCAAGGCCTATGTGCAGCGCTATTGTCATTCCTTCCAAACACGCGACGTCTTCACCATCTGGGGCATCCTGCAGCTGTTCCGCCGCTACCCGGGACGCATCCCTGACCTTGACCTCATGTTCGACTGCGTCGATTGGCCCATCGTCCGCGCCAGTGACTACCGAAGGAGGAACGCGTCagcaccgccgccgctgttccggTACTGCGGGGATGAGTCTACCCTTGACATAGTTTTCCCTGACTGGTCCTTCTGGGGTTGGTAATTCATTTGATTCTCGTGATCGCAACATGTTGTCCGACGCAGAACGGTCTTTGTGTTGGTAACTAAGTGAATTCCTCTCCTCTCAATCT belongs to Musa acuminata AAA Group cultivar baxijiao chromosome BXJ3-5, Cavendish_Baxijiao_AAA, whole genome shotgun sequence and includes:
- the LOC135583131 gene encoding transcription factor MYB17-like isoform X1 codes for the protein MPWKEEEESSVQSSVLIPVLLSLDSGPLCHGHAQTEPSISLGLLTRSRLQWRKASRIQFTTLSPIYPSGRGLGAITVGMGRSPCCDKQGLKKGPWTPEEDKILVDFIQSHGHGSWRSLPKLAGLLRCGKSCRLRWTNYLRPDIKRGPFTPEEDKSIIQLHAILGNKWSAIAAQLPGRTDNEVKNYWNTHLKKRLLVHQHHHHNHHQRLHMSSSTATGSHMAQWESARLEAEARLSRESFLFSSSTTAAASSAAPFAGAVSEPDSDLPPRAAEPDFFLRIWNSEVGAAFRRRSPDCASTRSSAPAREEAESKSCVTVGHPAAAGMDVDSIGSNEVAEETEEEEAYQLYLDFAGDDLGLFTVQLSSLFSADLNEAYFDTAFK
- the LOC135583131 gene encoding transcription factor MYB17-like isoform X3, whose protein sequence is MGRSPCCDKQGLKKGPWTPEEDKILVDFIQSHGHGSWRSLPKLAGLLRCGKSCRLRWTNYLRPDIKRGPFTPEEDKSIIQLHAILGNKWSAIAAQLPGRTDNEVKNYWNTHLKKRLLVHQHHHHNHHQRLHMSSSTATGSHMAQWESARLEAEARLSRESFLFSSSTTAAASSAAPFAGAVSEPDSDLPPRAAEPDFFLRIWNSEVGAAFRRRSPDCASTRSSAPAREEAESKSCVTVGHPAAAGMDVDSIGSNEVAEETEEEEAYQLYLDFAGDDLGLFTVQLSSLFSADLNEAYFDTAFK
- the LOC135583131 gene encoding transcription factor MYB17-like isoform X2, with amino-acid sequence MPWKEEEESSVQSSVLIPVLLSLDSGPLCHGHAQTEPSISLGLLTRSRLQWRKASRIQFTTLSPIYPSGGLGAITVGMGRSPCCDKQGLKKGPWTPEEDKILVDFIQSHGHGSWRSLPKLAGLLRCGKSCRLRWTNYLRPDIKRGPFTPEEDKSIIQLHAILGNKWSAIAAQLPGRTDNEVKNYWNTHLKKRLLVHQHHHHNHHQRLHMSSSTATGSHMAQWESARLEAEARLSRESFLFSSSTTAAASSAAPFAGAVSEPDSDLPPRAAEPDFFLRIWNSEVGAAFRRRSPDCASTRSSAPAREEAESKSCVTVGHPAAAGMDVDSIGSNEVAEETEEEEAYQLYLDFAGDDLGLFTVQLSSLFSADLNEAYFDTAFK
- the LOC135637831 gene encoding uncharacterized protein LOC135637831, with translation MWPQLKKRSRAAASGSPSSRSAVALILLLLLLVGGAFIPGRWIRDTSTMRETSPIIMAQNLIINPIVDHQPPPRPSQSLPTIPKAEQAPAATTNQTTMNQANPIVDLRAPPLQPLLPSIPEPQQAPAAIVPPFACPTGNQTGNEICRSANPTLRIPAPTLSLPHSSSCPDYFRWIHEDLRPWKSTGITRKMVERARRTANFRLVVLNGKAYVQRYCHSFQTRDVFTIWGILQLFRRYPGRIPDLDLMFDCVDWPIVRASDYRRRNASAPPPLFRYCGDESTLDIVFPDWSFWGWAEINIKPWEVLRSELKDGNGRVRWMDREPYAYWKGNPAVATTRQDLLRCNVSEAHDWNARLYAQDWLKESREGFKESDLANQCIHRYKIYIEGSAWSVSEKYILACDSLALLVTPKYYDFFTRGLMPLQHYWPIRDDDKCRSIKFAVDWGNSHKQKAQAIGKEASNFILEKVKIDYVYDYMFHLLNEYAKLLRYKPTIPEGSVELCAESMACSAKGPEKKFMTESLVGSANDSGPCMMPPPYSTSEVRMIAKRKANAMKKVEMWEQRARESQDNKV
- the LOC103984760 gene encoding remorin-like, coding for MFPFAITTRSNPFSDNNHLLFPLCFYMYIYVYVRICALRVASITRRPLVVGVPPSRTWRMEEAGAKHEAEAPLRTAVAVKDVEEEKAPIPSPAERKLDDSDAVAIDESDEDASTEKSTEVSAESVLARLETEKRLSLIKAWEDNEKTKVENKVVKKLSSIMVWEISRKAAVEAELKRKEEELEKKKAEYAEKIKNKIALLHRFAEEKRAMVEARRGEELLKVEEVASKYRATGLAPKKLLGCFGP